The following are encoded in a window of Paenibacillus polymyxa genomic DNA:
- the flgM gene encoding flagellar biosynthesis anti-sigma factor FlgM, translated as MKINETNRIGAINPYQRNIETGRQEELKKSRRKDEVSISPEAMEMLNRSSDADRVKKIQELKQQVASGTYRVDADKIAEKLLPYFKQSSES; from the coding sequence ATGAAAATTAACGAGACCAACCGCATCGGAGCTATTAATCCATATCAGCGAAATATTGAAACAGGACGTCAAGAGGAGCTTAAGAAGTCCCGCCGCAAGGATGAGGTTTCGATTTCTCCGGAAGCAATGGAAATGCTGAACCGCAGCAGTGATGCAGACCGTGTTAAGAAAATTCAGGAGCTTAAGCAGCAAGTAGCTTCTGGAACCTATCGTGTGGATGCCGATAAAATTGCAGAGAAGCTGTTACCTTACTTCAAGCAGTCTTCTGAAAGCTAG
- a CDS encoding flagellar protein FlgN has product MPLERLIDVLEQLREAHEQLITLGNQKKEALISNKVDQLILVMNQESKMSRHIEQLDERRLQAAYEFLQERGIKSKLNLNITELSRLVFDVEDKQRLLQIQKKLADTLVELKKLNELNQQLIQQALSYIDFSIESMSYYAESEAVYQRPADKSTSTVRAGLFDTRA; this is encoded by the coding sequence ATGCCTTTAGAGCGATTGATTGATGTGCTGGAGCAACTTAGAGAGGCTCACGAGCAGTTGATTACATTAGGGAATCAAAAAAAAGAAGCACTGATATCAAATAAGGTAGATCAGCTCATTCTAGTCATGAACCAGGAATCGAAGATGTCCAGACACATTGAACAGCTGGATGAGCGACGCCTGCAGGCAGCATATGAATTTTTGCAGGAACGTGGTATTAAGTCTAAGTTGAATCTCAATATTACGGAGTTGTCTCGTCTTGTGTTTGATGTAGAAGACAAGCAGCGCCTCCTTCAAATTCAAAAAAAACTAGCGGATACGCTTGTAGAATTGAAAAAATTAAATGAGTTGAATCAACAGCTTATACAACAGGCGCTTTCCTATATTGATTTTTCTATTGAGAGTATGTCATATTATGCGGAATCTGAAGCGGTCTATCAGCGTCCAGCTGACAAAAGCACCTCTACTGTACGAGCGGGACTATTTGATACACGCGCCTAA
- the csrA gene encoding carbon storage regulator CsrA, whose product MLVLTRKKGESIVIQNDIVITVLSVEGDNVKIGISAPKDIDIYRKEVFDAIQQNNQIAVMDSNAIQNAMLEMNKRKS is encoded by the coding sequence ATGCTGGTTTTAACACGTAAAAAGGGTGAATCCATTGTAATTCAGAATGATATTGTCATTACAGTTCTTTCTGTTGAAGGAGATAATGTTAAGATCGGTATTTCTGCTCCTAAGGATATCGATATTTACCGAAAAGAAGTCTTTGATGCTATTCAGCAAAATAATCAAATTGCTGTTATGGATTCGAATGCTATTCAAAATGCAATGTTGGAAATGAATAAGAGAAAGTCCTGA
- the flgL gene encoding flagellar hook-associated protein FlgL — translation MPIRVTSGMTNMQLLSNLNRNNSNMGKMENQISTGRKLNKPSDDPVGVTYALRYRAELASNEQYKTNSDAAVSWLDFTDTTMQQASDVMKRLKELTVQASSETLPQSGLDSIKLEVDQLKEQMMNIGNSQLRGKYVFNGQNYDQMPYQLSATVTSYDQINPDQGAVSYAVGDQDAFRVNTSGSDFFGKSTDADNVFKVMDAISSALSSGNSTAISSQLSSIESRFTKMQTSLSEVGARTNRVELIQSRLEERNLNLTTLQAKTEDADVASLMIQATSAQTIYEAALKSSAKIMQPSLMDFMS, via the coding sequence ATGCCAATTCGAGTGACTTCAGGGATGACTAATATGCAATTGCTCAGTAACCTGAATCGAAATAATAGTAATATGGGTAAAATGGAGAATCAGATTTCGACTGGTCGTAAGCTGAACAAGCCTTCAGATGACCCAGTGGGGGTAACTTATGCGCTACGTTACAGAGCTGAGTTAGCTTCTAATGAACAATACAAGACGAACTCAGATGCGGCTGTTAGCTGGTTGGATTTCACTGATACAACCATGCAACAAGCCAGTGATGTAATGAAGCGTCTTAAAGAGTTGACAGTACAGGCTTCAAGTGAAACGCTTCCTCAATCTGGATTGGATTCAATTAAACTGGAAGTTGATCAGTTAAAAGAACAAATGATGAATATTGGTAACAGCCAGCTTCGTGGGAAGTATGTTTTTAATGGACAAAATTATGATCAGATGCCGTATCAGCTATCTGCTACGGTAACAAGTTATGATCAGATTAATCCGGATCAAGGCGCTGTCAGCTATGCAGTTGGAGACCAAGATGCATTTCGGGTAAATACGTCCGGTAGCGATTTCTTTGGGAAATCTACAGATGCTGATAATGTTTTTAAGGTCATGGATGCTATATCTTCTGCACTAAGCAGCGGAAATAGTACAGCAATATCGAGTCAACTTTCAAGTATCGAATCCCGCTTTACTAAAATGCAAACAAGTTTGTCTGAAGTGGGTGCACGTACGAATCGAGTTGAACTGATACAATCCCGTTTGGAAGAGCGAAATTTAAATTTGACGACACTTCAAGCTAAAACGGAAGATGCGGATGTTGCTAGTCTGATGATTCAGGCTACATCTGCCCAAACCATTTATGAGGCTGCCCTGAAATCATCAGCTAAGATCATGCAGCCATCCCTGATGGACTTTATGAGCTGA
- a CDS encoding DEAD/DEAH box helicase, with product MKIAVYAVRYKGNWTLRLSADIRVDMTWWMNQDEGQENVVERWVLLGDELPLSWGTKLCETFKELADMERWGKGQWWAYILAQLKSELALEPFDGERILSGGVENICIWDHVQGWTSCTKGGDEGRETDGVLRFFQKRSLITGIDGLDRECLTRQANELANLLLGRQLLVPEVEALLAEAAPGLEHTWRSAAQLAYLQGRLCFAAGLAPAPRTRWSAARTHELRCNRCGSGIVHRTSCASCGRKACAYCETCLALGRSRECSLLLRGVAKPVLPCTAGRAPATELDRWGLSPAQRAAAEAALRFLAAPHGEVRARFRPEGRGLRALFRRVRVARRGSDAAASQGSNLARSKQSSPKPGEGARHNADRQVPDTTVERFLLWAVTGAGKTEMMFPLLQYVLDHGGTALVATPRRDVVLELAPRLAIAFPDVSMVTLYGGSAERWQRGQLTLATTHQLLRYRQAFDLVVIDEIDAFPYHNDPMLAFAARAVCKPKGKFIYLSATPPQSLQKEAARGLLPHTKVPVRFHRHPLPVPFRLETASVQHWLQKGRLPASFIQRLRVSIQRGAQVFLFVTRISHIQGLVKLLIKQLPDVPIAGTSSQDEERTSKVRLFRATEIRVLVTTTILERGVTVPRSDVYVLDADSSLFDEAALVQMAGRAGRSKDDPCGGVIFTSPQWTRGQKRAIRQIKRMNALARKRGYLKEAKH from the coding sequence GTGAAGATTGCAGTATATGCAGTGAGGTATAAAGGGAATTGGACTCTCCGATTATCTGCGGATATTCGAGTAGATATGACATGGTGGATGAATCAAGATGAGGGGCAGGAGAATGTTGTCGAAAGATGGGTGTTATTAGGAGATGAGCTTCCCTTGTCCTGGGGGACAAAGTTGTGCGAAACATTTAAGGAATTGGCAGATATGGAGCGATGGGGAAAAGGGCAGTGGTGGGCTTATATTCTCGCACAGCTAAAAAGTGAACTGGCTCTTGAGCCTTTTGATGGTGAACGAATTTTATCTGGAGGAGTAGAAAATATATGCATTTGGGATCATGTACAAGGGTGGACTTCCTGCACAAAAGGTGGGGATGAGGGACGGGAAACAGACGGAGTTTTACGTTTTTTTCAAAAAAGGAGTCTCATCACGGGAATTGATGGATTGGATAGGGAGTGTTTAACACGACAAGCGAATGAACTGGCAAATTTGTTGTTAGGACGCCAGTTACTCGTTCCGGAAGTCGAAGCGCTGCTGGCAGAGGCAGCGCCAGGTTTGGAGCATACTTGGCGATCCGCTGCACAACTTGCATATCTGCAAGGCCGACTCTGCTTTGCTGCTGGCCTCGCTCCAGCACCACGTACGCGCTGGTCTGCCGCGCGTACGCATGAACTTCGCTGCAATCGTTGTGGCAGCGGGATAGTGCACCGCACGAGCTGCGCATCGTGCGGACGTAAGGCGTGCGCTTACTGCGAGACATGTCTCGCACTCGGGCGCAGCCGTGAATGCTCGCTGCTGCTTCGTGGCGTAGCGAAACCCGTCCTGCCGTGCACAGCAGGCAGGGCCCCGGCGACGGAACTCGACCGCTGGGGGCTGAGCCCTGCACAACGTGCCGCCGCCGAAGCGGCGCTGCGCTTTTTGGCCGCACCGCACGGCGAAGTGCGGGCTCGTTTTCGCCCGGAAGGCCGTGGGCTCCGGGCGTTGTTCCGGCGCGTTAGGGTTGCGCGCCGGGGATCAGATGCTGCCGCTTCGCAGGGCAGCAACCTTGCCCGCAGCAAGCAGTCTTCGCCAAAACCTGGCGAAGGTGCGAGACATAACGCTGATCGGCAGGTACCTGATACCACGGTAGAACGTTTTCTGCTCTGGGCTGTAACAGGCGCAGGCAAGACGGAAATGATGTTTCCGCTTTTGCAATATGTGTTGGACCACGGAGGAACGGCACTTGTGGCAACACCACGCCGTGATGTGGTACTGGAGTTAGCGCCTCGTTTGGCCATCGCTTTTCCCGATGTGAGCATGGTGACGCTCTACGGGGGAAGCGCAGAACGGTGGCAAAGGGGACAGCTTACACTGGCAACGACACATCAGCTATTGCGTTATCGTCAAGCCTTTGATTTGGTTGTGATTGATGAGATAGACGCGTTCCCTTATCACAATGATCCTATGCTTGCCTTTGCTGCACGAGCAGTATGTAAGCCGAAGGGAAAGTTTATCTATTTGTCTGCTACACCTCCGCAATCCTTGCAGAAAGAGGCTGCACGCGGTCTACTGCCACACACCAAGGTTCCCGTTCGTTTTCATCGTCACCCTCTACCTGTCCCATTTCGTCTGGAGACTGCTTCAGTGCAACATTGGCTGCAAAAAGGTCGGCTTCCCGCATCCTTTATTCAACGCCTACGCGTATCCATACAACGTGGGGCACAGGTTTTCCTGTTTGTGACACGAATCTCACATATTCAGGGACTTGTGAAGCTGCTGATTAAACAATTACCTGATGTACCTATTGCAGGCACCTCCTCACAGGATGAAGAAAGAACCTCTAAAGTGCGCTTATTTCGAGCTACTGAAATACGTGTGCTGGTTACAACGACTATTTTGGAGCGAGGGGTAACTGTTCCACGGAGTGATGTGTACGTATTAGACGCGGACAGCAGTCTTTTTGATGAAGCCGCTCTTGTCCAAATGGCGGGTCGCGCAGGAAGGTCCAAGGATGACCCATGTGGAGGTGTTATTTTTACATCCCCCCAATGGACTCGAGGTCAAAAGAGAGCAATTAGACAGATTAAACGTATGAATGCACTGGCTCGGAAAAGAGGATACCTGAAGGAGGCGAAGCACTAA
- a CDS encoding LysM peptidoglycan-binding domain-containing protein → MKNVMKKVAVSSMLAVSLGAVSLLSPLATGQVLAKSGSDYEKQQLEDQIMREQQEAAQKAFEAKFFKTETTENEATTTPAQSTTENNNQATTTKPATTTTETPATVNTITVNVQEGDTLASIAEKYGVTVEELVKINNLVKVGQELQVPQTNTNK, encoded by the coding sequence ATGAAAAACGTAATGAAAAAAGTAGCAGTTTCTAGCATGTTGGCAGTTAGTTTAGGTGCAGTGTCTTTGTTGAGTCCACTTGCTACAGGTCAAGTATTGGCGAAATCTGGTTCAGATTACGAAAAACAACAATTGGAAGACCAAATCATGAGAGAGCAACAAGAAGCGGCACAAAAAGCATTTGAAGCTAAGTTCTTTAAAACTGAAACTACTGAGAACGAAGCAACTACAACACCTGCTCAATCGACAACAGAGAACAACAATCAAGCAACAACTACAAAACCAGCAACGACTACAACTGAAACACCAGCAACTGTAAATACAATCACTGTAAATGTTCAAGAGGGCGACACATTGGCTTCTATCGCTGAAAAATACGGTGTGACTGTTGAAGAACTGGTTAAAATCAATAACCTGGTTAAAGTAGGCCAAGAACTGCAAGTGCCGCAAACAAACACAAATAAATAA
- a CDS encoding flagellin: protein MIINHNLPAVNTHRNMQLNNTAASKNMEKLSSGLRINRAADDAAGLSISEKMRGQIRGLEQAQRNVQDGISFAQTAEGAMNEVSSMLTRMKELSVQQLNDTYSAGDKSNIKAELGQLGGQIDAILSNTKFNGIAISGGSVKIQADDNAFVLTVKGIDSTQIRGLTSGVTLSATTNAIEKVAKQRANLGAMQNRMEYTSNNLGTTVENLTASESRIRDTDMAKEMVALSKNNILLQASQSMLSQANSAPQGVLSLLR, encoded by the coding sequence ATGATTATCAATCACAATTTACCTGCAGTAAATACACACCGTAACATGCAATTGAACAACACGGCAGCAAGCAAAAACATGGAAAAATTGTCTTCAGGTCTGCGTATCAACCGTGCAGCTGATGATGCTGCGGGTCTCTCCATTTCCGAAAAAATGCGCGGTCAAATCCGTGGTCTGGAACAAGCACAACGTAACGTTCAAGACGGTATCTCTTTCGCACAAACAGCTGAGGGTGCAATGAACGAAGTATCCTCCATGTTGACTCGTATGAAAGAACTGAGCGTTCAACAACTCAATGATACTTACAGCGCTGGCGATAAATCTAACATCAAAGCTGAGCTTGGTCAATTGGGCGGTCAAATTGATGCAATCCTGTCCAACACTAAATTCAACGGTATTGCGATTTCCGGTGGAAGCGTTAAAATCCAAGCTGATGATAACGCGTTCGTTCTCACTGTTAAAGGTATCGATTCCACTCAAATTCGTGGTCTTACTTCTGGAGTAACTTTGTCTGCTACAACAAATGCAATTGAAAAAGTTGCTAAGCAACGTGCTAACTTGGGTGCTATGCAAAACCGTATGGAATACACTTCCAACAACTTGGGCACAACTGTAGAAAACCTGACAGCTTCCGAATCCCGTATTCGTGACACTGACATGGCTAAAGAAATGGTTGCTCTGTCCAAAAACAACATCTTGCTACAAGCTTCCCAATCAATGCTGTCACAAGCAAACTCCGCGCCACAAGGCGTACTGTCGTTGCTTCGTTAA
- the flgK gene encoding flagellar hook-associated protein FlgK → MVSTFHGIETAKRSLNTQTAALNTTGHNISNANTAGYSRQVVSMKASDSMEAYGLNRSVVRGQMGTGVEFTAIERVRQTFLDDQYRNESSSQGGWDIRYDTLNKLETIMNEPSDTGIRKVMDNFWDSWSDLSQDPQDVTNRKIVKETTLALTDALNQASKQLDALSSDLTNNVTLKTSEMNSLLQSIADLNGNIYKLEQLGDNPNDLRDQRDYAVDKLSKLANVQVTQLDNGYQVTVAGQIAVAGTEVTAITAAGLEAAYQGGALTDGEVYGMILSRDKYVADYKTQMDQLANTLANGNIEITLPAGTVLPEGTVLNSGVNNAAVTYSNANNNRTLTADLKVTVQGINGLHQLGYTLSGITPEKGGVFFTSKDGAAITAGNITLNKDIQDDPNKIASSLRVDGTGTANEKVTVGNNALALSMASLKNVKFGFNTTQAQSTTVDDFFSSIVGQLGVQTQEAERQSKNAQLLTEQVDLNRQSVSGVSLDEEMSNMIKFQHAYSAASRFMTTFDQLLEKLINGTGRVGL, encoded by the coding sequence ATGGTCTCAACATTTCATGGTATAGAAACAGCGAAAAGAAGCTTAAACACACAAACGGCAGCACTTAATACAACCGGACACAATATCTCAAACGCCAACACAGCTGGTTACTCCAGACAAGTGGTTAGTATGAAGGCCTCGGATTCTATGGAAGCCTACGGTTTGAATCGTTCCGTTGTACGAGGTCAAATGGGTACAGGGGTTGAATTCACTGCTATTGAGCGCGTCCGTCAGACTTTTCTGGACGATCAGTATCGTAATGAAAGTTCTTCTCAAGGTGGATGGGACATCCGTTATGACACACTGAACAAGCTTGAGACCATTATGAATGAACCTTCCGATACAGGTATTCGTAAGGTCATGGATAATTTTTGGGATTCATGGTCCGATCTGAGCCAAGACCCTCAGGATGTCACGAATCGCAAAATTGTAAAAGAGACTACGCTTGCTCTGACAGATGCGCTGAACCAGGCTAGCAAGCAACTGGATGCACTCAGTTCTGATTTGACTAATAACGTTACATTAAAAACATCTGAGATGAATTCGTTATTGCAGTCTATAGCGGACCTGAATGGTAATATTTACAAGTTGGAACAACTTGGGGATAATCCAAATGACTTGCGTGATCAGCGGGATTATGCAGTTGATAAGTTGTCCAAGCTTGCAAATGTGCAGGTAACTCAGCTGGATAACGGTTATCAGGTAACGGTGGCAGGACAGATAGCTGTGGCTGGCACAGAGGTAACTGCTATTACGGCGGCTGGCCTTGAGGCTGCATATCAAGGTGGAGCGTTAACTGATGGCGAAGTGTACGGTATGATTTTATCCAGAGATAAATATGTAGCAGATTACAAAACTCAGATGGACCAGTTAGCTAATACGCTGGCGAATGGTAACATTGAAATTACTTTGCCTGCAGGTACAGTTCTGCCTGAGGGAACGGTACTAAATTCAGGTGTCAACAATGCAGCAGTGACTTACTCAAATGCGAATAACAACAGAACCTTGACCGCGGATTTGAAAGTGACTGTACAAGGGATTAATGGACTCCATCAATTGGGATACACACTCAGTGGCATAACTCCAGAAAAGGGAGGAGTGTTTTTTACCTCGAAAGATGGAGCTGCTATTACAGCCGGTAACATTACGCTGAATAAGGATATTCAAGATGATCCCAATAAAATTGCCAGTTCTTTGCGTGTAGATGGAACGGGAACGGCTAATGAAAAGGTAACTGTAGGTAACAATGCTTTGGCATTGTCTATGGCGAGCCTAAAAAATGTGAAGTTTGGTTTTAATACAACTCAAGCCCAATCTACTACGGTAGATGACTTCTTCAGTTCAATTGTTGGACAATTAGGTGTCCAAACCCAGGAAGCAGAGCGTCAATCGAAAAATGCACAGCTGTTGACCGAGCAAGTGGACTTGAACCGCCAATCCGTCAGCGGGGTGTCGCTTGATGAAGAAATGTCAAACATGATCAAGTTCCAACATGCTTATAGTGCAGCTTCCCGGTTCATGACAACTTTTGATCAACTGTTGGAAAAGCTGATTAATGGTACAGGTCGCGTAGGTCTCTAG
- a CDS encoding ComF family protein, whose translation MMREWIGQFKYRGNEKYGSLLGEIMNRAYQAMRYEFASLKHSRFKQSLWSVDVVTCVPVSEKRLTERGFNQAQILAEEIARRNKLPFLSLLARPQDTGKQSFKSKKERMNTMNNAFSVHPNMANLMKSFILKTESQCVTENKLSVTVLLVDDIYTTGSTLQACARVLREKALEQGIHLTIFCLTLARS comes from the coding sequence ATGATGAGAGAATGGATTGGGCAGTTCAAATATCGTGGAAATGAAAAGTATGGCTCCTTGCTGGGCGAGATCATGAATCGAGCCTATCAGGCGATGAGGTATGAGTTTGCAAGTCTTAAACATTCTCGTTTCAAGCAATCTTTGTGGAGTGTGGATGTAGTGACCTGTGTCCCGGTAAGTGAGAAGAGGCTGACAGAGCGAGGCTTCAATCAGGCTCAGATCTTGGCAGAAGAGATTGCTAGGAGGAATAAGCTCCCCTTCCTATCTTTACTTGCTCGTCCACAAGATACAGGCAAACAAAGTTTTAAATCCAAAAAGGAACGCATGAACACCATGAATAATGCGTTTTCTGTCCACCCCAATATGGCGAATTTGATGAAGTCTTTTATTTTAAAAACTGAATCTCAATGTGTTACGGAGAACAAGCTTTCCGTTACCGTTTTGCTTGTAGATGATATTTATACAACGGGGAGCACATTGCAGGCGTGTGCACGTGTTTTGAGAGAAAAGGCATTAGAGCAAGGAATACATTTGACTATTTTTTGCCTGACCTTAGCAAGATCATAA
- a CDS encoding flagellar assembly protein FliW, whose amino-acid sequence MTPEQKLDEENQDKNTSLYVFPKGIPGFEQLREFQLQEHNELFSLFSAVEQPATIFITVNPFDFFEDYEFELSDDALEDIGITSQEQISVRCICTWNSDQSKTTVNLLAPLIFNIEQQIGKQIVLQNTNYTIKHPLWNEIESSKGGES is encoded by the coding sequence ATGACCCCAGAACAGAAATTAGATGAAGAGAACCAAGATAAAAATACTAGTCTTTATGTGTTTCCGAAAGGAATACCAGGATTTGAACAACTTCGGGAATTTCAGCTACAGGAGCATAATGAATTATTTAGTCTTTTCAGTGCAGTAGAGCAGCCAGCTACTATTTTTATCACCGTAAATCCATTTGATTTCTTTGAAGATTATGAATTTGAGTTATCTGATGATGCTCTAGAGGATATTGGGATTACAAGTCAGGAACAGATATCAGTACGATGTATTTGTACATGGAATAGTGATCAGTCTAAAACGACGGTTAATTTGCTTGCACCTTTAATTTTTAACATTGAACAACAAATAGGAAAGCAGATTGTTTTGCAAAATACGAACTATACAATTAAGCATCCCTTATGGAATGAAATAGAGTCCAGCAAAGGCGGTGAGTCCTAA
- a CDS encoding TIGR03826 family flagellar region protein gives MNLDNCPRCGKLFIKNVRGICQNCIKEIEIEYERCVKHIRENKGIHMHELSEATEVSVKQITTFIREGRISIANAPNMTYPCEVCGIPIREGHMCDSCRTRLTKDLHQAVRDSSNQDQSNNMGLGTYSAIDKLRGK, from the coding sequence ATGAATTTGGATAACTGTCCTCGCTGTGGAAAGCTGTTTATTAAGAATGTCAGGGGAATCTGTCAGAACTGTATTAAAGAAATTGAAATTGAATACGAACGTTGTGTCAAACATATACGTGAAAATAAGGGCATTCATATGCATGAGCTTTCAGAGGCTACTGAGGTATCTGTAAAGCAAATCACGACATTTATACGTGAGGGACGTATTTCCATTGCTAATGCGCCCAATATGACGTATCCTTGCGAGGTATGCGGGATACCGATTCGTGAAGGGCATATGTGCGATTCTTGTCGAACACGTCTGACTAAAGACCTGCATCAGGCTGTACGCGACAGTAGTAATCAGGATCAAAGTAATAATATGGGCTTAGGTACCTACAGCGCGATTGATAAACTTCGTGGAAAGTAG
- a CDS encoding response regulator yields the protein MENQEISNAPIKVLLADDHQLFREGLKRILNMEDDIEVIGECGDGIQVLEFCNVEKPDIVLMDINMPIENGVEATEKLREMFPDVKVIILSIHDDESYVFETLRKGANGYLLKDMEAESLINAIRSVHEGYAFIHPKVTGKLIQQLRRMTYLNETGAMAEGHTKEAGVKFVAGENNPLTRREAEVLRLMAEGKSNKMIGEYLFISEKTVKNHVSSILQKMEVDDRTQAVINSIKYGWVTL from the coding sequence ATGGAAAATCAGGAAATTAGCAATGCACCCATTAAAGTTCTCTTAGCGGACGATCATCAGTTGTTCCGTGAAGGACTTAAACGTATTTTGAATATGGAGGACGACATTGAGGTCATCGGAGAATGTGGCGATGGTATTCAAGTGTTGGAATTCTGTAACGTAGAGAAACCAGATATTGTTCTGATGGACATTAATATGCCAATTGAAAATGGTGTAGAGGCAACCGAAAAACTGCGTGAGATGTTCCCGGATGTCAAAGTTATCATTTTATCCATTCATGATGATGAAAGCTATGTATTCGAGACGTTGCGCAAGGGAGCCAATGGTTATCTGTTAAAAGATATGGAGGCCGAGTCCCTCATTAATGCAATTCGTTCGGTTCATGAAGGATATGCGTTTATCCATCCGAAGGTAACGGGTAAGCTCATTCAGCAGCTTCGCCGGATGACCTACCTGAATGAAACAGGGGCTATGGCTGAAGGTCATACGAAGGAAGCCGGCGTGAAGTTTGTCGCAGGTGAAAATAATCCATTGACCCGTCGTGAAGCTGAAGTGCTGCGTCTGATGGCTGAAGGTAAGAGCAACAAGATGATCGGTGAATATTTATTCATTAGTGAGAAAACAGTCAAAAACCATGTCAGCAGCATTCTGCAAAAAATGGAGGTTGATGACCGTACACAAGCAGTTATTAACTCAATTAAATATGGATGGGTTACGCTGTAA
- a CDS encoding flagellar protein FlaG: MDSMIPPSTGSHLPVQPSAGVKHEAPSDAETNYSAVQDAIQTTNRGGTGQKQPSHEEAVLELQKVIDAIQGPQKTFEISVHEKTHAIMIKVMNKETGDLIREVPPEKILDIAARMMEIAGIIIDKKV, translated from the coding sequence GTGGATTCGATGATCCCCCCTAGCACTGGAAGTCATTTGCCGGTTCAGCCATCAGCTGGAGTAAAACATGAAGCTCCTTCAGATGCCGAAACAAATTATTCTGCTGTACAAGATGCTATTCAAACAACCAATAGAGGTGGTACCGGTCAGAAGCAACCATCACATGAGGAAGCAGTTTTGGAGTTACAGAAAGTAATTGATGCTATACAAGGCCCACAGAAGACGTTTGAGATCTCTGTGCATGAAAAGACGCATGCAATCATGATAAAGGTGATGAACAAGGAAACGGGCGATTTGATTCGTGAGGTACCCCCCGAGAAAATTCTGGATATAGCAGCCAGAATGATGGAAATTGCAGGAATCATTATCGATAAGAAAGTATAG